A window from Nycticebus coucang isolate mNycCou1 chromosome X, mNycCou1.pri, whole genome shotgun sequence encodes these proteins:
- the LOC128578527 gene encoding periphilin-1-like: MDSGRPGLIKAYRRDEMWSEGRFDYEISPFKRTSQSFHQSQRTKSRRADVSYKRQHERKPQTDKERPLRSLKTSRDTSPWFYSAVSSSEVLAKPRRLTEKELAEAARKWAAEKREKSDDSNLPEIYEYEAESTAPPFIYQPQEPEANAAYGIEFYEDALTRRSKAIALKAKEIEQAYRQDCETFWRVVKMLIEKDPSLEKPIQFALRQNLHEIGEQHFEELNHFIAEYDTSTQEFGEPF; encoded by the coding sequence ATGGATTCCGGGCGGCCTGGACTCATCAAGGCTTATAGAAGAGATGAAATGTGGTCGGAGGGACGATTTGACTATGAAATCTCTCCTTTCAAGAGAACCAGTCAGTCTTTCCATCAGTCTCAGCGTACGAAGTCCAGGCGTGCTGATGTCTCCTACAAACGGCAGCATGAAAGAAAGCCACAAACAGATAAGGAGAGGCCTCTACGATCTTTGAAAACATCAAGAGATACTTCACCCTGGTTTTATTCCGCAGTTTCGTCATCCGAGGTGTTAGCCAAACCTCGTAGGCTAACTGAAAAAGAACTTGCTGAGGCTGCAAGAAAGTGGGCTGCTGAAAAGCGAGAGAAGTCAGATGACAGTAACTTGCCTGAAATTTATGAGTATGAAGCGGAATCCACGGCACCACCGTTCATTTACCAGCCACAAGAACCTGAGGCCAATGCAGCATATGGCATAGAGTTCTATGAAGACGCGCTAACCCGTCGCTCTAAAGCAATAGCATTAAAAGCCAAAGAGATTGAACAGGCTTACCGACAAGACTGTGAAACTTTCTGGAGGGTAGTGAAAATGCTGATTGAAAAAGATCCTTCATTAGAAAAGCCTATACAGTTTGCGCTGAGGCAGAATTTACATGAAATAGGTGAGCAACATTTTGAAGAACTGAACCATTTCATTGCAGAGTACGATACTTCAACTCAAGAATTTGGAGAGCCTTTTTAG